The window GTCGAGGAGCGCCTCGAGTTCGGCCTCGTCGACGGACTCGGTCCGCCGGTGGTCGTACTCGGGGTCGATGCTCGGTCGCTCGCGCTGTGGTGTCTCGCTCATGGGATGGGGATCTCCTCGCGCGATCGGCGGCGGGCGCGGGTTTCGACTGCGCTACACCCGACGCGGAAATGAGGATTTTCCCGGATACGGGTGACTGTCCGCTCGAGTCGAACGAACGGGCCTGACACCGCACCGCGGTGTTCGCGTCGCAGTGCTCCGTTTCCGGCCGATCGACAGCACATCCCTATACCCCTCGAGTCCCTACCACCACCCATGCACGTCGTCGTGCTCGGCGCGGGCTACGCCGGCCTGACCCTGACGCGGCTGCTCGAGGACGAGCTTCCCGACGAGGCCGACCTGACGATCGTCAACGAGTCGCCGGATCACCTCGTCCAACACGAGTTACACCGGGTCGTGCGCCGCCCCGAACTCGCCTCGGCGATCACCGTCTCGCTGCCGCAGGTCCTCGAGCGTGCGACCGTTCGCGTCGCTCGCGTCGAGGGGATCGACCGCGAGGAGCGCGTCGTCGACCTCTCGAGCGGCCGCCTCGAGTACGACGTCGCGGCGATCTGTCTCGGCGCGCAAACGGCGTACTACGACCTCGAGGGCGTCCGCGAGCACGCGACGCCGCTGAAGCGGCTCCGGCACGCCCTGCGGATTCGGTCGCGGGCGCTCGAGGTGTTGCGAGACCGGTCCGCTGGCGCTAGCCGCATCCTCGTCGGCGGCGCCGGCCTCTCCGGCATCCAGGTCGCGGGCGAACTAGCCGCGCTGGCCGACGAGGAACGCGGGACCGCGACGGTCACGATCCTCGAGCAACTCGACAGCGTCGCGCCGACCTTTCCCGGGAACTTCCAGCGGGCCGTTCGCTCGGCGCTCGAGGACCAGGGAATCGAGGTCCGAACCCGATCGGCCGTGTCGCGGGCCGACGAGACGCACGTCCACCTCGAGTCGGGCGACGAAATTCCGTACGACCAGTTCGTCTGGACCGGCGGCATCGCGGGATCGGACGCGCTCGCGGGCGAGCGTCCGCTTGTCGAGAGCGACCTGCGACTGGACGAGCGGACGTTCGCGCTCGGTGACGCCGTTCGCGCGACCGACGCCGACGGGGAGCCGGTGCCGGCGAGTGCACAAACGGCCGTCCGCGAGGCGCGGACGGTCGCGGAGAACATTTCGCGCTTCGCTGGTGACGGGACCGACGCCGAAGCGGACCCCGACGCTCTCGAGCGCTTCGCGTTCGACTCGCCGGGCTGGACGGTCAGCGTCGGCGACGACGCCGTCGCACAGCTCGGCCCCGCCGTCCTCACGGGTCGACCGGCGAAGGCGCTGAAAGCGACCGTCGGACTGGGCTACCTCTCCGCGGTCGGCGCGGTCGGAAACGCGACCGACCGCTTGTATCGCGGGGTTCTCGAGAGACGGTTCGGTCGCGAGTGAGCGAGCGATATCGGCCGACTCGAGCCGGGAAGCCGCTCACTCGAGCGAGATGACGACCTTCCCCTGGTGCGCGCCCTCGTCGACGTAGCGGTACGCTTCGCGGACCTCGTCTTCCGAGAAGCCGAAGGTGCGGTCGATCACCGGCTCGATCTCGGCGGCTTCGATCGCGCTGTTCATCCGGTCGAACATCGCGCGACTGCCGACGCCCATCGAGCCCTCGACGGTGAGCGCCTTCTGGAGGATCGGGCCGGGGTGGACCTGCCCGTCGGGACCCGAGAGGACGCCGATCAGGTGGACGTAACCGTCGAACGCCGCGGCCTCGATCGACTGCTGAAGCGTGCCCGGGCCGCCGACCTCGATGACGTGATCGACGCCGCCGGTCTCCTCGGCCACCGCGTCACCCCACTCGGGCGTCTCCTCGTAGTTGAGCGTCCACGTCGCACCCAACTCGCGGGCCCGCTCGAGTTTCTCGTCGCTCGAGGAGGTGACGAAGACGTCGGCCCCCTGCATCGTCGCGAACTGGAGGGCGAAGGTGGAGACGCCGCCGGTACCGAGTGCGAGGACGGTCTCGTCGGCGGTCAGATCGCCTGCTTCCATCAGTTCGCGCCACGCGGTCAGCCCGGCGCAGGTGAGCGTCGCGCCCTGTTCGTAGGAGAGGTTCTCGGGGAGTTCGGCGAGCGAGGCGGCGGGGAAAGTGGCGTACTCGGCCAGCGTGCCGTCGACGTTCCCGCCCGTGGTTCGGGCGACCTTCTCGGGCGTGACGGGGCCGTCGATCCAGTCGGGAGCGAACGGCGTTGCAACGCGGTCGCCCGCCGAAAGGCGTTCGACCTCGTCGCCGACCGCGACGACCTCGCCGGCGCCGTCGCAGAGCGGCACGACCGGCGGTTCCGCGCCGGGATAGACGAGGTCCTCGTGGGCGATCGCCAGATCGCGGTAGTTGATCGACGCCGCGTGCACCTCGACGAGCGCCTCGTCCGCGGCGGGTTCGGGACGGTCGCGCTCGACTTCGACGACGCCGGCGTAGTCGCTCGAGGGTTCCTGGACTTCGTAGGCTTTCATCACCCGACGAAAGGAACCGGCGGAACTTCGGCCCTCGGTCCGGCGAGCGTTTTGCTGGCTCCGCGAACAACCGGCAACGCGGCGTTTCGGACCTCGGCGTGCCGTCTTCGGGTCTCCTCTACGTCCAGCGATCAAGTCCCGTCTGCGTCACGCTCTCCTCGATGCGCTCGAAGCCGCGTTCGACCTCGTCGGGGTCGACGCCCCACTCGTCGGTGACGTACTCCCGGGCCGCCGCGAGGTCGGGATCCATCGCGGTGTCGAACTCGTACTCGTCGGTCACGTTCGGATCGCGGAACAGCTGGCGGACGCGGTCGCCGTACTCGATCGAGTCGCCGCGGGCCTCGAGGACGCTCCAGAGGTCGCCGTGCTCGGTGATTTCCTTGATGGCCGTCTTCGGGCCGATGCCGGAGACGCCCTCGTTGAAGTCCGTCCCGATGAGAATCGCCGCGTCGATGAGTTGCTCGAGGGTGAGGTTGTGGTGTGCGAGGGTGGCCTCGAGGTCCATCAGTTCGGGATCGCCCTTGCTGGTCAGTTGGCGCAGCGTGAGCGGCGCGCCGAACAGCAGCGCGTCGTAGTCCTCGGAGCCGACGTAGTCAGCGTCGCCGCGACGGACGATGTGAGCGGCCTGGGCCTCGCCCTCCGCGGGCGCCTCGACGATCGGCACGTCGAGTAATCGGAGGAGTTCGCGGCTGGTCTCCTGAATCGTCGGCGTCAGCCGCTGGGTCCGGGACTCGAGTTGCGCGATGGCGACCTCGTCGCCTTCCTCGCGGGCGACCTCGAGTTGCTCCTCGTAGGTGCGCCGCTGATCGCGGCGGGATTCGATCTCGTCTTCCTTGAGTTCGGAGGGGCCGCCGTCGAAGACCATCACGGGCGTGACGTCGTTCTCGAAGAACTTGGGCAGTCCCTGCACGATGCCGACGAGGTTCGCGACCTCGGTGCCGTCGGCGGTCGTGTAGACGTCGCTGTTGGTCCACTTGACCGTCGTCGTCAGGTAGCGGTAGAGCCAGTTGTGCGCGTCGACGGCGACGACGCCCTCGATCTCGGAGAAGGGGATCTCCTCGATGACCGCGATATCCCGAAGTGCAGCGTTTCCCATTGCCGTGGTATTGGGCCGACCGGGATTTGAATCGTTGGCTTCCGGCCGGCCGCTGATTCAATCCTCGACGCTCGATTGCGGTTCCTCGAGACGCCCGGGGCGGATCACTCCACTCGCTGCGCTTAGCTGTCCGCCTCGACCTCGGGATCCGGCGGCTCGCTCCCGCGGCGCGACTCGAGGAACTCTTCCTCTTCCGCGGACAGATCGCGCTCGCGAAACTCCTCGAGGCCGGTCCG is drawn from Halopiger aswanensis and contains these coding sequences:
- a CDS encoding zinc-dependent alcohol dehydrogenase family protein; this translates as MKAYEVQEPSSDYAGVVEVERDRPEPAADEALVEVHAASINYRDLAIAHEDLVYPGAEPPVVPLCDGAGEVVAVGDEVERLSAGDRVATPFAPDWIDGPVTPEKVARTTGGNVDGTLAEYATFPAASLAELPENLSYEQGATLTCAGLTAWRELMEAGDLTADETVLALGTGGVSTFALQFATMQGADVFVTSSSDEKLERARELGATWTLNYEETPEWGDAVAEETGGVDHVIEVGGPGTLQQSIEAAAFDGYVHLIGVLSGPDGQVHPGPILQKALTVEGSMGVGSRAMFDRMNSAIEAAEIEPVIDRTFGFSEDEVREAYRYVDEGAHQGKVVISLE
- the fen gene encoding flap endonuclease-1 yields the protein MGNAALRDIAVIEEIPFSEIEGVVAVDAHNWLYRYLTTTVKWTNSDVYTTADGTEVANLVGIVQGLPKFFENDVTPVMVFDGGPSELKEDEIESRRDQRRTYEEQLEVAREEGDEVAIAQLESRTQRLTPTIQETSRELLRLLDVPIVEAPAEGEAQAAHIVRRGDADYVGSEDYDALLFGAPLTLRQLTSKGDPELMDLEATLAHHNLTLEQLIDAAILIGTDFNEGVSGIGPKTAIKEITEHGDLWSVLEARGDSIEYGDRVRQLFRDPNVTDEYEFDTAMDPDLAAAREYVTDEWGVDPDEVERGFERIEESVTQTGLDRWT
- a CDS encoding NAD(P)/FAD-dependent oxidoreductase, with the translated sequence MHVVVLGAGYAGLTLTRLLEDELPDEADLTIVNESPDHLVQHELHRVVRRPELASAITVSLPQVLERATVRVARVEGIDREERVVDLSSGRLEYDVAAICLGAQTAYYDLEGVREHATPLKRLRHALRIRSRALEVLRDRSAGASRILVGGAGLSGIQVAGELAALADEERGTATVTILEQLDSVAPTFPGNFQRAVRSALEDQGIEVRTRSAVSRADETHVHLESGDEIPYDQFVWTGGIAGSDALAGERPLVESDLRLDERTFALGDAVRATDADGEPVPASAQTAVREARTVAENISRFAGDGTDAEADPDALERFAFDSPGWTVSVGDDAVAQLGPAVLTGRPAKALKATVGLGYLSAVGAVGNATDRLYRGVLERRFGRE